The window CGGCCGTCTGTTCACCGATGCCTTGAATAATATGGGGCTGTTGAAGGTGTTCGAGGCAGCGCTGGGCGATCTCGGCGTCGGGCTTGAGGATTTGCGCAAATGCGAACCGGACGCAGCGCTGGGCAATGGCGGTCTCGGACGGCTCGCGGCATGCTTCATGGAGAGCATGGCGACGCTCGCGATCCCCGCGATCGGCTATGGCATCCGCTACGATTTCGGCCTGTTCCGCCAGATCATCGCGCAGGGCTGGCAGCAGGAATATCCGGACGAATGGCTGAGCTTTGGCAATCCCTGGGAATTCCAGCGGCCGGAGGTGGTCTATCACGTGCATTTCGGCGGCGGCGTCGAACATGTCGAACGCAAGGGCGGCGACCTCGCGATCTGGCATCCGGCTGAAACCGTGCAAGCGGTCGCCTTCGACACCCCGATCGTCGGCTGGCGCGGCCAGCACGTCAACGCGCTGCGGCTGTGGTCGGCGCGCTCGCCCGACCCCTTAAAACTCGACGTCTTCAACACCGGCGACTATCTCGGCGCCAGCGCCGAGGAGGCGCGCGCCGAATCGATCTGCAAATTCCTCTATCCGAATGACGAGAGCGCGGCGGGCCGCGAACTGCGGCTGCGGCAGGAATATTTCTTCGTCTCGGCCTCGCTTCAGGATTTGATCAAGCGGCATCTCTCCTCCGACGGGCAATTGCGCAATCTGGCGTCCAAGGTCGCGGTGCAGCTCAACGACACCCATCCGAGCCTCGCCGTCACCGAATTGATGCGCATCCTGGTCGATCTGCACCATTTCCGCTGGGACGAGGCGTGGAAGATCGCGGTCGCGACCCTGTCCTACACCAACCACACGCTGTTGCCGGAAGCGCTCGAGACCTGGCCGGTCGAACTGTTCCAGCGCCTGCTGCCGCGGCATCTGGAGATCATCTACCGCATCAATGTCGCGCATCTGGCGCAGGCGGAAGAGCGCTGTCCCGGCGACGTCGATTTCCGCGCCTCGGTCTCGCTGATCGACGAGAAGGCCGGCCGCCGGGTGCGGATGGGGCAATTGGCGTTCGTCGGCTCCCACAGCATCAACGGCGTCTCGGCGATGCATTCCGACCTGATGAAGGAGACCGTGTTCCACGATCTCAATCATCTCTATCCCGGCCGCATCAACAACAAGACCAACGGCATCACCTTCCGCCGCTGGCTGATGCTGGCCAACCCGAAACTGACCGACCTGCTGCGCGAGGCCTGCGGCGAAGCCGTGCTTGACGATCCCTCGCGGCTCGAACATCTCGAGGCGCTTGCCAGCGACAGCGCGTTGCAGCAGAAATTCCGCACCGTCAAGCACCACAACAAGATCGCGCTGGCGCGGCTGATCGGCGAACGCCTCAACGTCATGGTCGACCCGGGCGCGCTGTTCGATGTCCAGATCAAGCGCATCCACGAATACAAGCGGCAGCTGCTCAACATCGTCGAGACGGTGGCGCTGTATCAGGCGATGAAGGACGATCCGAAGCGCGACTGGGTGCCGCGGGTAAAAATCTTCGCCGGCAAGGCCGCGGCGAGCTATCGCTACGCCAAGCTGATCATCAAGCTCATCAACGACGTCGCCGACATCGTCAACAACGATCCCGCGATCGGCGGACGGCTGAAGGTCGCCTTCCTCGCCGACTACAATGTCAGCCTCGCGGAAGTGATCATTCCGGCCGCCGATCTCTCTGAGCAGATTTCGACCGCCGGCATGGAAGCCTCCGGCACCGGCAACATGAAGCTCGCGCTGAACGGCGCACTCACCATCGGCACGCTCGACGGCGCCAATATCGAAATCCGCGATCACGTCGGCGCGGAGAACATCGCGATCTTCGGCATGGAGGCGATGGACGTGGTGGTGCGGCGCAAGCAGGGCCTGGATGCCACCGACGTGATCCGGCGGTCGCCAAATCTTTCCCGCGCCATCAACGCGATCGGCAGCGGCGAATTCTCGCCCGGCGATCCCGGCCGGTTCGAATCGATCGCGCACGCGCTGCGCTATCTCGACCATTACATGGTGTGCGCGGATTTCGACTCCTATTACGAGGCCCAGCGCGGCATCGACGCGCGCTGGCAGGTGGTGCCGGCATGGACGCGGGCCTCGATCCTCAACGTCGCGCGGATGCCGTGGTTCTCCTCCGACCGCACCATCCGCGAATATGCGCGGGATATCTGGAACGTGCCGGTGCGCGGGACCGCACCACACGGGTTGCAGGAGACAGGCGCGCAACGCGGGGCGACCCGCTGAATCCGCACAACCATTACCTCCAGCGTCATTGAATTCGGCCTGCGCAGCCATGATATTACGCGGGTAATATAAGAACGTCATTGCGAGCCAACGGGTCGGCGCGAAGCGCCGCGATGACAGGCTCCGCGAAGCAATCCAGAATTTGCTCTGCAAGCTGGATTGCTTCGTCGCTTTCGCTCCTCGCAATGACGGGGAAATACCGATTGCGAGGACTCCAATGCTCACCAAGACTCAGCACCTGTTCGACGACGCCACTCGTGTCAGCGCCGGTGACAGCCGCTGGCAGGGGCGGACCAGCGAGGATTACTGGGCCTTTGTCGGTCCGTTCGGCGGCGCCACCGCCGCGACCATCCTGCGGGCGCTGATCGATCACCCGCAACGATCAGGCGAGCCGCTCGCGCTCACCGTCAATTTCTGCGCGCCGGTCGCACAAGGCGATTTCGATCTCGATGTTCGGCTGGTCAAGGCCAACCGCTCGACACAGCACTGGGCGGTCGAAATGACGCAAGGCGGCGGTGAGGTGGCGACGCTCGCCACCGCCGTGTTCGCCGAGCGCCGCCCGTCATGGTCGCACCAGCGGGCCGAGTTTCCGCATGCAAAACCGTTCGAACAGACGCTGCCTTATGCCAAGGTGGCGGCAACATGGGTCAAGCAATATGATTTCCGCTTCGTCGAGGGCGAGCCGGAATTGGGCGGCGCGAAAAAAGACGCGCCGGCGAGTGCATTTTCAAAGCTGTGGATCGGCGACCGTGTTCCCCGAAAGATCGACGCGCTGTCGCTGGTGGCGATATCCGACGCGTTCTTCGCCCGCATCTTTCATGCCAGGCGCGAACTGGTGCCATTTGGCACGGTATCACTGACGACCTATTTCCACGCCGACACGGATGATCTTGCGAAAGAAGATATTACGCGTGTGCTCGGCGTTGCCGACGCCAGGATTTTTCACAAGAGCTACGGCGACCAGAACGGTGAATTGTGGTCACCGAGCGGGCGCCTGCTCGCGACCACGACGCAGATTGCGTATTTCAAGGCGTGAGAAGACGCGCCCGCTTGTCGTCCCCGCGAACGCGGGGACCCATAACCACCGATGTTTGTTGTTATGGCGAGCTGGGGTCCCAGCTCGTTTCAAGATCAATATTTGGGGTTATGGGTCCCGGCTCAAGGCCGGGACGACCGTTACTCCGCCGCGAGCTTCACTTCCGGTGCCGCGGCGCGAACGTCGGCGTCGACCTGGGCTTCGAACTTGGCAAAGTTCTTCGCGAACATGGCGACCAGCGCGCGTGCGGTCGTGTCGAACTCGGCCTTGTCGGCCCAGGTTTTTATCGGATCGAGGATATGCGGCTCGACGCCGGGCAGCGAGGTCGGCACCGCGAAACCGAAATAGCGGTCGGTGCGGAAGTCGGCGTTGCGCAGCGAGCCGTTCAGCGCGGCCGTCAATAGCGCCCGCGTTACCTTGATCGGCATGCGGCGGCCGGTGCCGTATTTGCCGCCGGTCCACCCGGTGTTGACCAGCCAGCAATCGACGTCGTGTTTTGCAATCAGGTCGCGCAACAGATTGCCGTATACCGAGGGGTCGCGCGGCAAAAACGGCGAGCCGAAGCAGGTGGAAAATTCCGGCTGCGGCTCCTTGCCGAGCCCGCGCTCGGTGCCCGCGACTTTGGCCGTGTAGCCGGACAGGAAGTGATACATCGCCTGCGCCGGGGTCAATTTTGCGATCGGCGGCATCACGCCGAACGCGTCCGCGGCCAGCATCACCATATTCTTCGGATGCGGCGCGCGGCCGGTGCGCGAGGCGTTGGGGATGAAGTCGAGCGGATAGGCGGAACGGGTGTTTTCGGTCTTCGAGCCGTCGTCGAAATCGGGCTCGCGGGTATGCTGGTCGAGCACGACATTCTCCAGCACCGCGCCAAACCGTTTGCTGGCGGCATAGATCTCGGGCTCGGCCTCTTTCGACAGTTTGATGCATTTGGCGTAGCAGCCGCCCTCGAAATTGAACACGCCGTCACTGCCCCAGCCGTGCTCGTCGTCACCGATCAGGGTGCGTTTCGGATCGGCCGACAGCGTGGTCTTACCGGTGCCGGAGAGGCCGAAGAAGATCGCGGTGTCGCCGTCGGGGCCGACATTGGCCGAGCAATGCATCGGCATCACGCCCCTCTCGGGCAGATAATAATTCAGCGTGGTGAACACGCTCTTCTTCATCTCGCCGGCATAATAGGACCCGCCGATCAAGACGATCTTGCGGGCGAAATCGATCGCAACCACGTTCTCCGAGCGTACGCCGTGGCGTTTTGGGTCGGCCTTGAAACTCGGCAGGTCGATGATGGTCAGCTCCGGCACGAAACTCTTAAGCTCCGACGCCTCGGGGCGGATCAAGAGCGTGCGGATGAACAGCGAATGCCAGGCCAGTTCAGTGAAGACCCGGGTCTTGATCCTAAAACTCGGATCGGCGCCGCCATAGAGATCCTGCGCGAACAGCGTCATGCCTTCGGCATGGGTCAGAAAATCCTTGTAGAGGGTATCGAACTGCTCTGACGTGATCGACTGGTTGCCGGCCCACCACATGTTCTTGTCGGTTGTGGCATCGCGAACCGTGAACTTGTCCTTCGGGCTGCGGCCGGTGAACTCGCCGGTGTCCGCGCACAGCGCGCCATCGGCCGACAGCACGGCTTCGCCGGCGGCAAGCGAATGCTCATAGAGCTGCGGCGCGCCAAAATTCCAGTTGACGCCCTGGAGTTTTCTTAAGCCGAATTTATCGGCGCCGAAGGCACCGTTATGCACGCCCGTCTCTTGCACGGAAGACTCCTCCTCGAACCCGCGTATTTCCGGCGCGAAACGCGCCCATTGTTGCGGTGACCCACATTATAGCCTTCCGGCCATGGTCCGGCGACCTATTAGTCATGAACGCCGATCTTGCCAAGCCGATCCCGTATTAATTGGTTTATTCCGTGGCGATGATCGTTCTCTGTCCATCGCTTGCTGCAGCGCAGGTATGATCTCTAAGAAATTTACAATGGTTGCGGTGTCACGCAACAATTTGGCCGCGATCTTGCGTCCGGAGCGGACGCGTTGCGTATTGCGACGCAAAATCGATCGTTAACGCGCCGCCCCCTCGCCGATCAGGGCAAACGGGCCCCACATTGCCGGATAAGCATTTTTCGGCGACGACCTATCGTTGAGATAGGCAAGCATCGCCTGGCGCAGGGCCTCGGCGCGGCCGATTTGCGGGTCGGATTTCAGACGATCGAAGGTCGACGTCGCGAGCCTGGTCGCCGCTTCGGAATCCACCGCCCAATGCGAGACCAAAAGCGCCCTCGCGCCGGCATAAAAGAACGACCGCGCCAGGCCGGACAGCGCCTCGGCGCCGGGCTTGTCGCCGGCGATGGTGTTGCAGGCGGATAGCACAACCCAATCCGCGTTGAGTTTTAACTGCGCGACTTCGCTCGCGGTGAGTAGCCCATCGTCGAGCTCGGACGGCACTTTGGGAATGCTCAGCGCCAGCGCCGGTTCGGCGACGCCCTTGACATCGCCGGCGACCAATCCATGGGTGGCGAAATAGACGATGCCGTAATCGGCGAGCGGCGCACGCTTGACCGTGGTTTCGCTGGCGTCGCTGCCGAGATGAATGTCGGAGGCGGCAACCCCGAGGTCTTTGGCGACCGCGTTCAGTTCGTCGGCCGTATCCGGCAATGGCGGCAGCGCCTGCGCGAGCCGCGCGCGATCGACGCTCGCGCCTTGCCAGAACTCGGTATAGGCCGATGCCGTCACGCTGCGGGAAGCCTGTTTGGTCGCGCCGCGCCTGTCGCCGCTACCTTCCTGCGCTGGGTTGAACAAGGGATCGCCAAAACCGGTCATCGGTTTTGTGCTTTGATCCTTGCGCGCAAAAGCCCGCAGCGCCTTCAGACTGCCGACCGACGGCAATACCGATACGGCCTGACGCTTGAGCAGCCAGGCCGCGTCGCGATAGCCCTCGATTTTCTCCGGGATCGCGGCGGCGGGCTTCTCCGTCACCAGGAGATGGAACGGCAGCGCCGTCAGCGCCCCCGAGGGCACGACCAAAAGACTGCGTTTGTCCTTCACCAGCGTCTCCACCGGGCCGAGCAGCGCCGCATAGAGCCTGTAGGCCTGCGCAAGATCGAACAGCCCGGCCTTGCCGGACGCATCGCTCGCGCTGCCGACGTCGAGGCCGTGGCGGAACGCGGCGACCTCGCGCGAGAGCGCTTCGGCGCCGAGGGAGAGCTGCTTCCAGTCAAAGCCCTCACGCGTCAGCGCAACGACGTAGCTTTCCTTGTCGGCGACCGCAAACAGCACCAGCGCTTCGTCGCCGGACAACAGTGCCTGAATTTCCGCGTGCGTCATCGGAAGCGGATTAGACAACGCGGCGTAATCGGGGAATTCGGTAGCGAGCGTTTTCTGCAACGTCGCGCGCTCGGCGGAAACAATGCCGAGCCGTGCCCTGGCCCGCTGCTCGGAAGCAGCATCCCGCTTCGACGGCTCCTTGGAGACCGCCGCGACGATAGTCTTGTCCAGGGTCTCCGCCTCGGCGCCGAGGTCCTGGTCCCTGCGAACCAGCTCGGCGAGGTGATCGCTGCCGGCGGCGAGGCGAACCGCAAGCTTGTTCACGGCGGAAGCCGCCGATGACTGGGCGCCGCGCTGAACCACGTTGAGCGCGTCGTCGAGGGCTTTTTCCGCGGGCATCAGTTGCTTCTGTTGCGCCGCCGACAGCACGGATAGCGCTACGCGCAACTGCGCATGGCCGCTCGCGATCGCCTTTTCCACCAGCGGCAAGGCGTCGGGCGTGCGGCCCTCGGCCTGGTAGAACGACGCCAGATTGTTCAGCGACTTCCAGGTATCGGGATGGTCGGAGCCGACCGCCTTGTCGCGGATCGCGAGCGCGCGCTGATAGAGCGGCTCGGCATCGGCATAGCGGCCCTGCCTCTCGTAGAGGTCGGCCAGATTGTTCAGCGAACGCGCGACATCGGCATGATCGCGCCCGAGCACTTTTTCGCGGATCGCAAGCGACCGCCTGATCTCTTGTTCGGCTTCGGCATAGCGGCCCTGGACCTTGTGGACCTGACCCAGATTGTCCAAAAGCGTCGCGACCGCGGGATGCTCCGGCCCGGCCGCTTTCTCGTAGATCGAAAGCGCGCGCTTGAACAGCGGCTCGGAGTCGGCATGACGGTCCTGCTTCTCATAACACGTAGCCAGATTATTCAGCGACTGCCCGACATCGGGATGGCCTGACGGCAGCGAT is drawn from Bradyrhizobium lablabi and contains these coding sequences:
- a CDS encoding glycogen/starch/alpha-glucan phosphorylase, with the translated sequence MPDPSFPANIPALGQPVDELALAEIKSAILGKLRLAIGKDAGMATRHDWYKAAALALRDRIVHHWLTAEKQSYDAGSKRVYYLSLEFLIGRLFTDALNNMGLLKVFEAALGDLGVGLEDLRKCEPDAALGNGGLGRLAACFMESMATLAIPAIGYGIRYDFGLFRQIIAQGWQQEYPDEWLSFGNPWEFQRPEVVYHVHFGGGVEHVERKGGDLAIWHPAETVQAVAFDTPIVGWRGQHVNALRLWSARSPDPLKLDVFNTGDYLGASAEEARAESICKFLYPNDESAAGRELRLRQEYFFVSASLQDLIKRHLSSDGQLRNLASKVAVQLNDTHPSLAVTELMRILVDLHHFRWDEAWKIAVATLSYTNHTLLPEALETWPVELFQRLLPRHLEIIYRINVAHLAQAEERCPGDVDFRASVSLIDEKAGRRVRMGQLAFVGSHSINGVSAMHSDLMKETVFHDLNHLYPGRINNKTNGITFRRWLMLANPKLTDLLREACGEAVLDDPSRLEHLEALASDSALQQKFRTVKHHNKIALARLIGERLNVMVDPGALFDVQIKRIHEYKRQLLNIVETVALYQAMKDDPKRDWVPRVKIFAGKAAASYRYAKLIIKLINDVADIVNNDPAIGGRLKVAFLADYNVSLAEVIIPAADLSEQISTAGMEASGTGNMKLALNGALTIGTLDGANIEIRDHVGAENIAIFGMEAMDVVVRRKQGLDATDVIRRSPNLSRAINAIGSGEFSPGDPGRFESIAHALRYLDHYMVCADFDSYYEAQRGIDARWQVVPAWTRASILNVARMPWFSSDRTIREYARDIWNVPVRGTAPHGLQETGAQRGATR
- a CDS encoding acyl-CoA thioesterase → MLTKTQHLFDDATRVSAGDSRWQGRTSEDYWAFVGPFGGATAATILRALIDHPQRSGEPLALTVNFCAPVAQGDFDLDVRLVKANRSTQHWAVEMTQGGGEVATLATAVFAERRPSWSHQRAEFPHAKPFEQTLPYAKVAATWVKQYDFRFVEGEPELGGAKKDAPASAFSKLWIGDRVPRKIDALSLVAISDAFFARIFHARRELVPFGTVSLTTYFHADTDDLAKEDITRVLGVADARIFHKSYGDQNGELWSPSGRLLATTTQIAYFKA
- a CDS encoding phosphoenolpyruvate carboxykinase — its product is MQETGVHNGAFGADKFGLRKLQGVNWNFGAPQLYEHSLAAGEAVLSADGALCADTGEFTGRSPKDKFTVRDATTDKNMWWAGNQSITSEQFDTLYKDFLTHAEGMTLFAQDLYGGADPSFRIKTRVFTELAWHSLFIRTLLIRPEASELKSFVPELTIIDLPSFKADPKRHGVRSENVVAIDFARKIVLIGGSYYAGEMKKSVFTTLNYYLPERGVMPMHCSANVGPDGDTAIFFGLSGTGKTTLSADPKRTLIGDDEHGWGSDGVFNFEGGCYAKCIKLSKEAEPEIYAASKRFGAVLENVVLDQHTREPDFDDGSKTENTRSAYPLDFIPNASRTGRAPHPKNMVMLAADAFGVMPPIAKLTPAQAMYHFLSGYTAKVAGTERGLGKEPQPEFSTCFGSPFLPRDPSVYGNLLRDLIAKHDVDCWLVNTGWTGGKYGTGRRMPIKVTRALLTAALNGSLRNADFRTDRYFGFAVPTSLPGVEPHILDPIKTWADKAEFDTTARALVAMFAKNFAKFEAQVDADVRAAAPEVKLAAE
- a CDS encoding CHAT domain-containing tetratricopeptide repeat protein, with the translated sequence MKPVNRLALIMWLALFASICLTAPSSAQGVAARGAHIEELSRAGKYSEAIPLARQLLADMEKAHGPVDRDVAGALNNLALLYSDVGNDAEAEPMNKRAIAIMEKVFGLDSREIAPELNNLAALYQRQGRYAEAEPFFKRALALREKSLPSGHPDVGQSLNNLATCYEKQDRHADSEPLFKRALSIYEKAAGPEHPAVATLLDNLGQVHKVQGRYAEAEQEIRRSLAIREKVLGRDHADVARSLNNLADLYERQGRYADAEPLYQRALAIRDKAVGSDHPDTWKSLNNLASFYQAEGRTPDALPLVEKAIASGHAQLRVALSVLSAAQQKQLMPAEKALDDALNVVQRGAQSSAASAVNKLAVRLAAGSDHLAELVRRDQDLGAEAETLDKTIVAAVSKEPSKRDAASEQRARARLGIVSAERATLQKTLATEFPDYAALSNPLPMTHAEIQALLSGDEALVLFAVADKESYVVALTREGFDWKQLSLGAEALSREVAAFRHGLDVGSASDASGKAGLFDLAQAYRLYAALLGPVETLVKDKRSLLVVPSGALTALPFHLLVTEKPAAAIPEKIEGYRDAAWLLKRQAVSVLPSVGSLKALRAFARKDQSTKPMTGFGDPLFNPAQEGSGDRRGATKQASRSVTASAYTEFWQGASVDRARLAQALPPLPDTADELNAVAKDLGVAASDIHLGSDASETTVKRAPLADYGIVYFATHGLVAGDVKGVAEPALALSIPKVPSELDDGLLTASEVAQLKLNADWVVLSACNTIAGDKPGAEALSGLARSFFYAGARALLVSHWAVDSEAATRLATSTFDRLKSDPQIGRAEALRQAMLAYLNDRSSPKNAYPAMWGPFALIGEGAAR